The nucleotide sequence GCAGAGGCGAAGTAAGCGGAATTCGAGCCGAAAGCGATTTGCTTTTCCTTCATCAAACGTTAGAATTCCCTGCTGACTGATATTTATGGCTGTTCATGAATATCATTTCACCCTGTCAACGATTCGACGGTGAGAACGTTCACCGATTTATGAATGAATTCGAGTAAACAGCGCCGCCAGATTATTTTTGAAGCGGCACGACTGATGTATTCGCGACAAGAGACAGAATATTATCGGGCCAAAATGAAAGCGGCCCGTAAAGTCTGCCAGGGCTGGGTTAAACCAGCCGATCTCCCCAGTAACCGCGAAATTCGAGACGAAATCCAGCGTTTTGCCTGCACGTTTGAGGGCGAATCCCGCACTGAAAATCTGCTGGGCATGCGGCTGCAGGCGTTGCGGTTTCTGCGAATGTTCAAGCCGTTTCATCCAAAACTGATCGGCAGTACTCTGACCGGACATATTCGACAGGGCTCGGATATTGATATTCATGTGTTTTCACACAGTTGTGAAGCAATAACGGCGCAACTGGATGAGGAAGGGATTTCCTATCGTGTCGAACACAAAACCGTGAAAAAACATGGTGAAGAGCGAATTTTTACACACATCCATATTCAAGATGAATTTCCTGTAGAACTGACTTTGTATCCCACCGAGCGTTCAAGCTATGGATTCAAGTGTTCGATTACCGGGAAACGGATTGAACGTGCCACATTGCCTGAGTTTGAACAACTGCTGGAAAAAGAATATCCGGGGATCGATCTGGATCAGCGGCTGGCGGAAGTTGAAGAGAGCATCGACCGGTTCCAGATGTATCGTTTGTTGCTGCTCCCATTAGCGGGAGTTAAACAGTCCAAAAAATATCATCCGGAAGGAGATGCGTTATATCACAGCCTGCAGGTGTATGATCTGGCCTGTGATGAGCTCCCCTATGACGAGGAGTTTCAGTTGGCTGCATTACTGCATGATGTGGGAAAGGCCATTGATCCGCATGATCACGTCGAAGCGGGCTTGCAGGCGCTGGAAGGATTGATTACAGAAAGGACTGCCTGGTTGATTCAGCATCATATGGATGCGCATGCCATCCGGGCAGGAACGCTGGGAGCACGTGCACGACGGCGGTTGATGGCGAACGAAAGCTATGAAGATCTGCTGTTGCTGGAAGAGTGCGATCACAATGGTCGTGAACCAGGGGTTGAGGTGCCTGATGTGGAAGATGCTCTAGAAGCGATTCAGGAACTGTCCCGCCTGTGCGGCTGATTTCTCCCTAATTAAAAATAGTATTATTATAATTAAATGAGAGAGGATTTATACCAATGCCAAAACGTGTCTTGAGTGTCGGACAATGTGTGCCGGATTCCAGTTCATTATCACGCTTTCTGACCAGCCACTTTGATGTGAAGATTGATCAGGCAGATGTGGAAAACGATACCATGGAGAAATTAAAATCGACGGAGTATGACCTGGTCCTGATCAACCGCAAACTGGATGCCGACTACAGTGACGGTATTGAACTCATCCAGAAGATCAAAGCCGGTTCCGATGTCAAACAGAGTCCGCTGATGCTGGTCTCCAATTATCCGGAGTACCAGGAACAGGCCGTTGAGGTGGGAGCCGTGTATGGTATTGGTAAAGATCAATACCGGGATCCACAGACAGCTGCCCGTCTGCAGCCTTATTTAGGTTGATAGCGGAGATAGCGGCCCGGTAATGTCTGCGAAGTGATTTCCAGCGGCTGATTATTGTGTACAATGGGAATTCCATTGGTGAAGACATATTCGATGCCGCTGGAGAATTGCTGCGGATTATCATAGGTGGCATGATCCTGCACCGTATCAGGATCAAAAATCACCAGGTCTGCAAAATGCTGTTCTTTCACGAACCCCCGCTGCGCCATGCCGAAACGTTTCGCTGCAGAACCGGATAATTTATAGACAGCATCTTCCAGTGAAAAGAGCTTGTGGTCTCGTACGCAGGGACCCAGCAGACGGGCTGCCGAACCAAACTGGCGAGGGTGGATCATGCCCCCTTCCATATAAATTCCGTCGGTTCCCATCATGTACAGGTCATGCTTCAGAACAGGATCAACGAGCCGGTCATCTCCCATGTTAAAGACCAGCAGGACCGCCATTTCTTCTTCAATCAGCAGGTTGATCAATGCTTCTTCTTTAGGAAGACCTGATTCTTCCACATACTGGCTCAGCGATTTGCCTTGATGCTGTTTATTCTTTTCGGTGAGTACCCAGGCAATCTGGATCGCAGAAATATCCAGCAGATAATTTTCCAGTCCATATTTGAAACGCAACTGCATTTCGGGCTGTTTTAACTTTTCAATCGCTTTTTTCGGTCCGTCTTCAAATACTTCATAAGGCAGCAGAAAGTGCAGCATGGTGGAACCGGGTTGATAGGGATACACATCAAACGAGATATCAACTTCGTGACGGGCAACTTTGTCGATGTATTCGAGAGCCTCTTCTGCCTGACCGGGATGTTGCCCTTTCATATGGGAAATATGCACTTTGACCCCTGCTCTTTTTCCAATCTCAACCAGTTCTTCGATAGCCGGCATCAGCGATTTTTTGTAGCGGATATGCGAGACATAGAGCCCGTCGTATTCGGCCATTGCCTGACAGGCTTCGACCAGTTCATCTGTTGTGGAAAAACATTGCGCGACATAATCGAGACCGGTTGACAGGCCGACTGCGCCTGCCTCCATCCCTTTGCGGACATCGGCGCAGATCTGTTTCATCTGAAAATCATCAACTCGCTGACGACCGAAACCACACGCCATTGAACGCAGGTTCGCATAGGGAATGTGCGTCATTACGTTCTGCACATTCTTGCCGTCGATCAGGTTCATATAATCCTGCAGCGATTCCCAGCCGGTATATTCATGCGGGTAGAGTCCGTCCAGCGACTGCAGATAATAGACCCAGTCCGCAGCGGTGCAGCGGTCCACGGGGGCATACGAGATACCATCCGCCATGATGACTTCGGTGGTGAAGCCCTGAGAGGTTTTGGAGATGAAGTTGGGTGTATTGAGCAGCCAGCTGTCGGAGTGATTATGTACATCCACAAAACCGGGAGCGACGACTTTGTTGGTGGCGTCGATCACGGTGGCTCCTGAACTTTCAGGCAGTTCACCAATCGCGACGATGGCATCCCCTTTGATACCGACATCTGCCTGATAGCGCGGAGAACCTGTACCATCAATCACAGTACCGCCAGAAATTAAAATATCAAAAACTGGGTTTTCGCCGGTGGATTCATGGGTGTTCATAGATTACGTCAATTTCATCTAGCGGGGTGATCTGGGTGGGAACGCTGAATCTTAAGTTTACTTTGACATGATTCCTGTTCAGAGAAAAGTCTCGCTGGAAAATATTTCAAAATAATCAGGAGCTCTCAAGCCTCAGCCCTGAAGCTGCTGTTTGAAGATCCTGCCTGATTTAGGCGTAATTCTGTTTTCTTTCGTCTGGGGGATAACTACAATAAATAGAAATTATCCGATATGAGAATCCTGAAAGTTCAGAAACGTTTTAACCGACAAAGATAAAATGGCGTAATACGATAACATTAGACATTCAAACAGGAGCACTTCATGAGTCAACGTACTACTCGCCGCGAGTTTATTAAACAATCCTCGGCGTTAGGCGCCGCGTTCTGGGTAAGCGGACAAAACCTGCTGGCAGCAGAAAAATCGCCACTGGAAAAATTGAATTTTGCTTCGATTGGTGTCGGCGGCAAAGGTTCCAGCGATTCAAAATCTGCCGCCGATAACGGGAATTTGATTGCCATCTGTGATATCGATGACAAACGTCTGCTCAAAGCGGCAGCCCGCTATCCCAAAGCGAAAAAGTTTAATGATTACCGGGAAATGCTGACCGAAATGGAAGGCCAGATTGATGCGGTCACTGTCAGTACTCCAGATCATTCACACGCTCCTGCCAGTGTGATGGCGATGAAAAAAGGCAAGCACTGTTTTACTCAGAAACCATTGACCTGGTCAGTTCACGAAGCACGTGTGATGCGGGAAACAGCTCAAGAACATGGCGTGGCCACTCAGATGGGGAACCAGGGAACAGCCAAGGACGGATTCCGGGAAGCTGTCGAAGTCATTCGTTCGGGCGTACTGGGGAACGTACGGGAAGCACATGTATGGACCAACCGGCCTGTATGGGGCAAAGGCGTTGATCGTCCACCCACAGGGGAACCGGCTCCCAAACACATTCACTGGGATCTGTTC is from Gimesia maris and encodes:
- a CDS encoding HD domain-containing protein; translated protein: MNSSKQRRQIIFEAARLMYSRQETEYYRAKMKAARKVCQGWVKPADLPSNREIRDEIQRFACTFEGESRTENLLGMRLQALRFLRMFKPFHPKLIGSTLTGHIRQGSDIDIHVFSHSCEAITAQLDEEGISYRVEHKTVKKHGEERIFTHIHIQDEFPVELTLYPTERSSYGFKCSITGKRIERATLPEFEQLLEKEYPGIDLDQRLAEVEESIDRFQMYRLLLLPLAGVKQSKKYHPEGDALYHSLQVYDLACDELPYDEEFQLAALLHDVGKAIDPHDHVEAGLQALEGLITERTAWLIQHHMDAHAIRAGTLGARARRRLMANESYEDLLLLEECDHNGREPGVEVPDVEDALEAIQELSRLCG
- a CDS encoding response regulator, producing the protein MPKRVLSVGQCVPDSSSLSRFLTSHFDVKIDQADVENDTMEKLKSTEYDLVLINRKLDADYSDGIELIQKIKAGSDVKQSPLMLVSNYPEYQEQAVEVGAVYGIGKDQYRDPQTAARLQPYLG
- a CDS encoding N-acyl-D-amino-acid deacylase family protein, with the translated sequence MNTHESTGENPVFDILISGGTVIDGTGSPRYQADVGIKGDAIVAIGELPESSGATVIDATNKVVAPGFVDVHNHSDSWLLNTPNFISKTSQGFTTEVIMADGISYAPVDRCTAADWVYYLQSLDGLYPHEYTGWESLQDYMNLIDGKNVQNVMTHIPYANLRSMACGFGRQRVDDFQMKQICADVRKGMEAGAVGLSTGLDYVAQCFSTTDELVEACQAMAEYDGLYVSHIRYKKSLMPAIEELVEIGKRAGVKVHISHMKGQHPGQAEEALEYIDKVARHEVDISFDVYPYQPGSTMLHFLLPYEVFEDGPKKAIEKLKQPEMQLRFKYGLENYLLDISAIQIAWVLTEKNKQHQGKSLSQYVEESGLPKEEALINLLIEEEMAVLLVFNMGDDRLVDPVLKHDLYMMGTDGIYMEGGMIHPRQFGSAARLLGPCVRDHKLFSLEDAVYKLSGSAAKRFGMAQRGFVKEQHFADLVIFDPDTVQDHATYDNPQQFSSGIEYVFTNGIPIVHNNQPLEITSQTLPGRYLRYQPK